AAGTCTCTGCGGACAAGAAAAAGCTGACGATTTCGGTCAAGGGGCGATTCGATTTCGCCAAGCATCAGGAATTTCGCCAATCCTACGAAAAAGAGCAGCCCGAATCGGTGATTGTCGACCTCAAGGAGGCGACCTATCTCGACAGTTCGGCGCTCGGCATGTTGCTTCTGCTGCGTGATCACGTCGGTGGCGACGACTCGGAAATCCGCGTGGTCAACAGCAGTTCCGACGTGAAGAAAATTCTCGCCATCTCCAACTTCGACAAACTGTTCGACATCAGTTGACGGCCATGCAGCCGCAAGAGCCGCTGACGATCCTGATCGCCGAAGACAGCGCCGCCGACCGGCTGCTGTTGTCGACCATCGTCCGGCGTCAGGGGCATGAAGTGCTGACGGCCACCCACGGTGCAGAGGCGGTCGAGGCGTTTATCCGGCAAAAGCCGCATCTGGTGTTGATGGACGCCATGATGCCGGTGATGGACGGGTTCGAAGCTGCGCGGCAGATCAAGACGCTGGCGGGTGA
The window above is part of the Pseudomonas fluorescens genome. Proteins encoded here:
- a CDS encoding STAS domain-containing protein yields the protein MSVVTEVSADKKKLTISVKGRFDFAKHQEFRQSYEKEQPESVIVDLKEATYLDSSALGMLLLLRDHVGGDDSEIRVVNSSSDVKKILAISNFDKLFDIS